In Paludibaculum fermentans, the genomic stretch TCGCTGGCGGACTCACGAATGGGACGGCCTTCCATGAAAGAAAGGTAGCATGGGAGGTATGTCCAGACTCGAAGCAGTTCGCGCCCTGGTGGCCCAGGACCCTACCAACAGCCGGATCCGGTTCATGCTGTGCATGGAATACCTGGGCGCCTCCGACTGGCAGCAGGCTGTCAGTGAATTGAAGGAACTGCTCGCACGCGATGCCAATTACGTGGCCGCCTACTACCAGGCCGGACGCGCCAGCGAAGAGTTGGGCGAGGAAGACGCTGCCCGCGCGTTCTATCGCGACGGCATCGATGCGGCCCGCCGTACCGGTGACGCCCACGCCCTGAGTGAACTGCAGGCCGCCCTCGACATCCTAGGCTGAGGCGCGCCGCCGCCGGTACTCTTCAGCGAGCATGCTGTAGAGCCGCATATCCACAAACTCGCCGTGCAGTTTGGCCGAATGCCGCAGGATCCCTTCAAACTGGAAGCCCAGGCGTTCCGGCACCGCGGCGGAGCGATGGTTCCCGGTGGCGCAGCGGATCTCGACTCGTTCCATGCCCAGGGTCTCGAAGGCGAGCCGCAGCATCGCCTCGCAGGCCCGCGAGATCAGCCCCTTGCCTTCCATCGCCTTGGCCACCCAGTAGCCGATCTGGAGATTCCCGTTGGCCAGGCTGATGTCGTGCATGCCGATGATGCCCACCAGCCCCGAGGCGCCCGTCCACAAGCTATACGCCACCGTCACCGCCGCCGCCCTCTTGGCCTCCATCTCTTTCAGGAAATGCAGGGAATCGGCGGGTGAGCGGGAGAAGTCCACCCAGGGCAGCCAGACGCGCAGGTGCTCGCGGTTGGCATCGACGGCCGCGTAGAGCGTCTCCGCCAGGCTCGTATCCAGCGCCTGCAGGACAAGGTCCGGGCCGAGCTCGATCCTCGTTTCGGGATGCTTGGGGAAGGTGGCGGCCGCCATCCTCCCAGCCTAGCCGATCGTCGCGCGCGGCCGCAGTTTACAAAAATATCGCAGAACATCCGGGGCCGCCGTTCGTTCCAATGCTAAGGGAGAAATCCGATGAGTGAATTATGGCGTGGCTTGCGGTTGAGCGTGCGGTCGTTGCGGCGCACCCCCGCGTTTTCGGTGATTGCGATCCTGACTTTGGCGCTCGGCATCGGCGGCACCACGGCCATGTTCTCCATCGTGAATGGAGTCCTGCTCCAGCCGCTGTCCTATCGGGATCCCGGCCAGTTGGTGGTGATCCGCGAGAGCATCAAGGAGCTCGCCCACCTCTACCCGGCCCTGCCCGCCAACGCTCTCCATCTCGAAGCCTGGCGCGACCGCTGTGCGGCGATCCAGGGCGCCGCCATCATGCGCGGCACCACCCTGAACCTCACAGGCAACGGGGAACCGCTGCAACTGACCGTCCTGTCCGTCTCTCCCTCCATCCTGCAGGTGCTGGGCGTCCAGCCTGCGTTGGGCCGCGGCTTCCTGCCGGAGGAGGAGAACAAGGGCCGCAATCGCGTGGTGGTCCTGACCGACTCGTTCTGGCGGCGCATCGGCGCGGATCCGGCACTGGTGGGCCGCACGCTGACGCTGGACGGGCTGCCGCATACGGTTGTTGGCGTCCTGCCCGCCTCATTTCGATTCCCGACGGCGGCCAAATGGGGCCCGCTCGAAGGACTTCCGCCCGGCCTCGACCTGCTGCGGCCGGAGTCGCTCAACCGCGCCGACATTTCGCCCATGGCTGAGTTCAACTATGCTGCCTTCGCCCGCCTGAAGCCCGGCGCCTCCATCCATCAGGCCGTTGACCAGATCAACGCGGTGCAGGCCCAGATCGTGCACGACTCCGGAGAGAAACTGACGCTGTCGGCGTTGGTCGACCCGTTGCAGGAGATCGTTGTCGGCGAATCCCGGCGCGGCCTGCTGTTGCTGCTGGGCGCCGTGGGGGCTGTCCTGTTGATCGTCTGCGTAAACCTGGCGAACCTGATGCTCGTGCGCGGAGCCGGACGGGGGCGGGAAGTGGCCATTCGACTGGCGATGGGTGCCGACCGTGCCGGCCTGGTTCGCATGGCATTGCGGGAAAGCCTGCTGCTGGCGATCCCCGGTGGCCTGCTGGGCCTTGGCCTGGCTTGGGGCGCCGTTCGCCTGCTCGTCAGCCGCTCGGCCCTGGAACTGCCGCGCATCGACGAGATCTCGGTGGACTGGCGTACCGCCCTGTTCGCCATCGCCGTCAGCCTGGTCACCGCGGCCGCTTTCGGCATGCTGCCCGCCTGGCGCCTGGGGTCAGTGGATCCGCAGGAGTCGTTGAAGGCCGGCAGCCACACCACCACCGAGAGCCGCGCCAGCGCTCGTGTGCGGAGTCTCCTGGTGGGCACACAGGCTGCCCTCGGTGCGACTCTGCTCGTCTTTGCCGGTTTGCTCAGCACCAGCCTCCTGCACCTCCTGAATGTGGACAAAGGTTTCCGCACGGAACGCGTTCTCGCCTCGGAGGTCGTGCTGCCCACCTCCCGTTATGAGGGACAGCCCGACCGCACCCGTTTCTACGACAAGCTGCTGGCGCAGGTACACGCGCTGCCTGGAGTGGAGTCGGCTGCCCTCGTCAGCCATATGCCGTTGCGCGGCCAGGTTTGGATCAATCCGCTTTCGATCGAGGGCGACACGCGGCCCATGCTGCAGCGGCCCATGGCCAACATCCGCTTCATCAGCCCCGGCTACTTCCAGACCATGCGCATGCAGCTGCTGAACGGCCGCGACTTTGCCGAGGCGGACCGTGAACGCAAGGTCATCATTCTCTCCGAAGCAGCGGCCAAGCTCCTTTGGCCCGGCCTGAATCCTCTCGGCCGCACCCTGCGGTTTGGCGGACCGGATTCGCCCGTCGCCGAAGTGGTGGGCGTCGTCAAGGACAATCGCTCTGTCGAACTGGACCAGGGACCGGTCCTGATGGCCTACCTGCCGCACTGGCAGCAATCCCGTACTCGCGCCGTGCTCATGATTCGCACGGCCGCCGACCCGTTGCAGATGGCGGGTGTCATCCGCCGCGCCGTGCACGAGGCGGATGCGGAGGTGCCCGTGGCTCAGCTCCTGACCATGGATACGGTTGTGGATCAGGCCGTGGCGCGGCGGCGATTCCAGGCTGCGCTGGCCCTGGGCTTTGCGGTGTTCGCGCTACTGCTGGCCGGCCTGGGCGTCTATGGCGTGGTCTCCTACTGGGTGGCCCGCCGGCGTACGGAGCTGGGGATTCGCGCCGCCCTGGGGGCGCAACGAGCTGAGCTGTTCCGCCTTGTGCTGGGACGTGGCCTGGCGCCGGTGTGCGCGGGTCTCGCTGTCGGCCTGGTTATCGCGCTGCTGGGGGGCCGGATCGTGGAGAGCCTGCTCTTTGAAGTGAAGGCGACGGACCCCTGGGTCTATGGGCTGGTCGCCGCGGCGCTGGGTGGCCTGTGCACGTTGGCTTGCGGGATTCCCGCCATGCGGGCCGCGGGTACGCAGGCCGTGCAGGTACTACGCGACGAATAGGCCGTCTACTTCGGCCGGCCCTTCAACTCGACCACCAGAACCTCTGACTCGCGGGCGGCCAGTTTCTTGTCCAGCCGGAAGTGGCCCGGTTCCTGGATCAGAAAGTCACCGTCCTCGAAGCTCGAGTTCCGTTTGTGGCCCTTCTCGTCGCGCACCCGCCATTTCTGCCGTCCAAAGAAGATCAGCACCGCGGGTCTCGTCAGGGTCAGCTTGAGATTGGACTTCTCGACGGCGGCGAACTTGCCGCGCGTCACCCGGAAATCCAGATTGTCCTGCTCGACCGCGAAATGGGAATCCTGCAGCGGCGGCCCGGGTACCACATTCGGATCCGGCTGAAGCTTCGACTCGATGCGCATCGAACGGCTGGGCGCGCTGCTCAACCTCTTGGTGCTGTGGGCCATCTCCGCGCCGCCGGGTGAATACCGTGCCGTTCGTGCGTCGCGATGACTTTCGCGTGTCGTGCCGTTGGCGTTGGTGGTGATGGAATGGACTTCTGTGAAGGCCACCTGCATCATGGGGAGCCCGGGATGCGTATGCATCGCCGTGACTGCCGCCGGATCCGCCTCAACGCGGATCAAACGCACAAATTGGTTCTCCAGTACGAGCTTGTAGCGCTCGGGAGCCGCCACGAGGGCGTCCTGATATTGAGCATCTGCCGCTGGACACACTGCCAGCATGGCTCCATACAACAAGCCAACTCGTACGGCTCTGCCGCGAATACCCAATCCAATCCCCATCACTTGTGTCCGCGATTCTACCACGTGGGTGGGGTACAACCAGACTCCATACGGTGAAACTCCACGGGGGCGCGGGCTTCCGTAGTAGACTCGCCCCTATATGTTCTCTAAGGTGTTGCGCCGAACACATATGTACCTGGCGCTGTTTCTGACTCCGTGGGTGCTCATGTACACGGCCTCCACCTTCGTCATGAACCATCGGGCATGGTTCAAGGAACTCTACGCTGGGCCGCCGAAACCGGCGGTGTTGGAGCGCGAAATGACCTACGAGGGGTCGTTTCCCGAGGGCTCGACAGCTAAGCAGATGGCCCGTCAGATCCTGCAAAGCCTCAACCTGGAGGGGGCGTATAACGCCAACCGCCGCATGAAGGACGACGCGGTGGTCATCCAGCGGCTGGATCCGATCACGCCGCGCCGCCTCACGTTTGAGCCCGCGAGCCGGAAACTGACGATTGAGAAAGTGCCCTGGGAGTCGCGGGGGTTCCTGGAGCGCATGCACCGCCGCCGCGGCTATCAGTTCGACTCGTTGGCCGACGATGCCTGGGCCGTTTCGGTCGATTTCTTCGTTGTAGTCATGATCTTCTGGGTGCTCTCCGGCCTCTGGATGTGGTGGGAGATGAAACTCGCCCGCCGCCTGGGCGCCCTCTTCGCACTGGGCGGTGCCGCCTTGTTCGTTCTGTTCCTGGTGGCGATATGAGATTCAGCCACCTGAACCGCCGTACCCATCTCTATCTCGCCATGGCGCTGCTGCCCTGGTTCCTGATGTACGGCATCAGTTCGTTCTCCTTCAACCACGGCGAGTTTTTCGAAGAGCGGGACAAGGCCCTCGGCCTGCCGCTGTGGAATCAGCGTTTTGAACGGACCTACGCCATCCAGGTGCCGGAAAGCGGCGACCTGCGCGCCGTCGGCGCCCGCATCATGAAGGACAACGGGCTGACCGGCTCCTTCGGCGTCTACCGGCAAAGCCCGGAACAGTTGAACGTCTATATCTACACCTCGCTCCGCTCGACGCAGGTGAAGTATTACATCCGCGAACAGCGCCTGGTCGCCGAGGATCGCCGCTTCCGCTTCGATCACTTCCTCACCGGGCTGCACGCGCGCGGCGGCTTCGAACAGGAGGGATTCCTCAACCAGTTGTGGGGCGTGTTGGTGGACGTGGTCTGCCTGGGCTTCCTGCTGTGGGTGGTGACCGGGCTCTACATGTGGTGGAAGCTGACGCCGACGCGGAGGTGGGGGTGGGTGGCCCTGGTGGGAGGGTTCGTATCGTTCACAGTATTCTTATGGAAGCTCTGACGGCCCGTCCTGCCGCGGGGCTGGTACCAGTCGTGGCTTTGGGGCTCGCCCTGGCTGCGTTCCTCGGTTTACGCATCTACCTGGGGTAAAGAAGTTTGGATGCTCTTGCCCTGCTTCCGGCGGTGAGGGGCCGGGTGCTCCTGCGGTGGACCCGATGCTGGCGTTGGAGTTTCCTTGCCGGGCATCAACCGTGGGCGAACTGACCCCGGGCGTACTCTCTTCCAGCTCTGCGCTCCTCGCCGAGGAGTCAGGCGGTTTCACCACGTCAATGGTCTGGGACAAAATCTCAGGTGTTCATCCGCCAGAATGGCCCATCTCTGGAGGAGCTTCGCATGGACGCACGCATCGTTGACGATTGGGATTCGATTGACGGGGCCAGACCTGCTCCCGTAATCGCAGATCCCGTATTACACTGAGTCCATCCTGGCCGCCGCATGACCAGCACTGCCCTCTGGGAGGCTTCCTGTGCATCTCAACGACTGGACCTATGCCCTGCGAGCCCTCCGGCGCAATCCCCGATTCACCCTCGCCGCCATTCTGACCCTCACCCTCGGCATCGGCGCCAATACCGCCATCTTCAGTTTCATCAATACGGTCTACCTGCGCCCGCTGCCTTACCCGCAGCCCGATCGCCTGATGACCATCTCCGAAA encodes the following:
- a CDS encoding GNAT family N-acetyltransferase, translating into MAAATFPKHPETRIELGPDLVLQALDTSLAETLYAAVDANREHLRVWLPWVDFSRSPADSLHFLKEMEAKRAAAVTVAYSLWTGASGLVGIIGMHDISLANGNLQIGYWVAKAMEGKGLISRACEAMLRLAFETLGMERVEIRCATGNHRSAAVPERLGFQFEGILRHSAKLHGEFVDMRLYSMLAEEYRRRRASA
- a CDS encoding ABC transporter permease — translated: MSELWRGLRLSVRSLRRTPAFSVIAILTLALGIGGTTAMFSIVNGVLLQPLSYRDPGQLVVIRESIKELAHLYPALPANALHLEAWRDRCAAIQGAAIMRGTTLNLTGNGEPLQLTVLSVSPSILQVLGVQPALGRGFLPEEENKGRNRVVVLTDSFWRRIGADPALVGRTLTLDGLPHTVVGVLPASFRFPTAAKWGPLEGLPPGLDLLRPESLNRADISPMAEFNYAAFARLKPGASIHQAVDQINAVQAQIVHDSGEKLTLSALVDPLQEIVVGESRRGLLLLLGAVGAVLLIVCVNLANLMLVRGAGRGREVAIRLAMGADRAGLVRMALRESLLLAIPGGLLGLGLAWGAVRLLVSRSALELPRIDEISVDWRTALFAIAVSLVTAAAFGMLPAWRLGSVDPQESLKAGSHTTTESRASARVRSLLVGTQAALGATLLVFAGLLSTSLLHLLNVDKGFRTERVLASEVVLPTSRYEGQPDRTRFYDKLLAQVHALPGVESAALVSHMPLRGQVWINPLSIEGDTRPMLQRPMANIRFISPGYFQTMRMQLLNGRDFAEADRERKVIILSEAAAKLLWPGLNPLGRTLRFGGPDSPVAEVVGVVKDNRSVELDQGPVLMAYLPHWQQSRTRAVLMIRTAADPLQMAGVIRRAVHEADAEVPVAQLLTMDTVVDQAVARRRFQAALALGFAVFALLLAGLGVYGVVSYWVARRRTELGIRAALGAQRAELFRLVLGRGLAPVCAGLAVGLVIALLGGRIVESLLFEVKATDPWVYGLVAAALGGLCTLACGIPAMRAAGTQAVQVLRDE
- a CDS encoding PepSY-associated TM helix domain-containing protein, with the translated sequence MFSKVLRRTHMYLALFLTPWVLMYTASTFVMNHRAWFKELYAGPPKPAVLEREMTYEGSFPEGSTAKQMARQILQSLNLEGAYNANRRMKDDAVVIQRLDPITPRRLTFEPASRKLTIEKVPWESRGFLERMHRRRGYQFDSLADDAWAVSVDFFVVVMIFWVLSGLWMWWEMKLARRLGALFALGGAALFVLFLVAI
- a CDS encoding tetratricopeptide repeat protein, which encodes MSRLEAVRALVAQDPTNSRIRFMLCMEYLGASDWQQAVSELKELLARDANYVAAYYQAGRASEELGEEDAARAFYRDGIDAARRTGDAHALSELQAALDILG